Proteins encoded in a region of the Patescibacteria group bacterium genome:
- a CDS encoding thiamine pyrophosphate-dependent enzyme — MPTYKNPFEHLLNPGHTACPGCGQLIAARHVINACGKDTIIANATGCLEVTTSKHPTSSWKVPWIHSLFENPSAVGTGILAALKQKGLDKKVKVLVQGGDGSTFDIGLGLISGMWERGDNILYVCYDTEVYSNTGYQASGATPHDAFTRTSWPGKNSQGNSFYKKNMLEIALAHKLPYIASTTTGLIEDIKRKVKKAWEIEGPKFIHILTPCIPGWGIEDNMAIAFGKLAQKTGFFPVVEFVNGELVNAMKVPQDTPTVEEYLKNHIRFKHLFKDPKGQEEIAVLQKICADNIRKYNLK, encoded by the coding sequence ATGCCAACATATAAAAACCCATTTGAGCATTTACTTAATCCCGGCCACACAGCTTGTCCGGGTTGTGGCCAGCTGATTGCGGCGCGGCACGTGATTAATGCTTGCGGTAAAGATACGATTATTGCTAATGCCACTGGCTGTTTAGAAGTCACAACTTCCAAACACCCGACTTCTTCCTGGAAAGTCCCATGGATTCATTCTTTATTTGAAAACCCATCTGCAGTGGGTACTGGTATTTTAGCTGCCTTAAAACAAAAGGGTTTAGATAAAAAAGTTAAAGTTTTAGTTCAGGGCGGTGATGGTTCAACTTTTGATATTGGGCTGGGTTTAATTTCAGGCATGTGGGAGCGAGGCGATAATATATTATATGTCTGTTATGACACGGAAGTTTATTCCAATACCGGGTATCAGGCCTCGGGAGCAACGCCACACGATGCTTTTACCCGTACGTCCTGGCCAGGGAAAAATTCACAAGGCAATTCATTTTATAAAAAGAATATGTTAGAAATTGCTTTAGCGCACAAATTGCCATATATCGCCTCAACTACAACAGGCTTAATTGAAGATATTAAACGCAAAGTGAAAAAGGCCTGGGAAATTGAAGGCCCAAAGTTTATACATATATTAACGCCGTGTATTCCGGGTTGGGGCATTGAAGATAATATGGCAATTGCATTTGGCAAACTGGCGCAAAAAACAGGATTTTTCCCAGTAGTGGAATTTGTTAATGGCGAATTAGTAAATGCCATGAAAGTGCCGCAGGATACACCCACGGTTGAGGAATATTTAAAAAATCATATTAGATTTAAGCATCTTTTCAAGGATCCAAAAGGCCAAGAAGAAATCGCGGTTTTACAAAAAATTTGCGCTGACAATATTAGAAAATATAATCTGAAGTAA
- a CDS encoding DUF378 domain-containing protein: MKMSVLGWIAFVLVIVGGLNWGLVGIFNYDLVAAIFGSMSMLSRIVYTLVGLGAIYMIGSAAMMKKS; the protein is encoded by the coding sequence ATGAAAATGAGCGTTTTGGGCTGGATTGCCTTTGTTTTGGTCATCGTCGGTGGCCTAAATTGGGGTCTAGTCGGCATCTTTAATTATGATTTAGTGGCTGCTATTTTCGGCAGCATGAGCATGTTATCTCGCATTGTTTACACCTTGGTTGGCTTGGGCGCTATTTACATGATTGGAAGCGCGGCAATGATGAAAAAGTCTTAA
- a CDS encoding helix-turn-helix domain-containing protein, producing the protein MDEKLSTLLQNIGFTEKEALVYLSLMELGSGTVSQISQRAKLKRSIIYIILEGLIKRGYVSELPETKISRYIAADPTKILSDLRNKVVDLKNLLPSLLAIYNKPAWKPKINYFEGKEGVASVYHYIENVKEACFITATGRIAEHLPEEVEAWITDKLAKSVPLVGKHLLSNTEIDRDFAKRLKGTKQQIKFLPKGLTVDMDISIYENKVALTSLEEHIFIVVIESKALYNSMKTIFDLLWEQGVK; encoded by the coding sequence ATGGACGAAAAATTATCAACTTTACTCCAAAACATTGGCTTTACTGAAAAAGAAGCCCTGGTGTATTTATCTTTAATGGAATTGGGCAGCGGTACAGTCAGCCAGATTAGCCAAAGAGCCAAGCTCAAAAGGTCAATAATTTATATTATTTTAGAAGGCCTGATTAAACGCGGCTATGTTTCAGAATTACCTGAAACAAAAATCAGCCGCTATATTGCAGCTGATCCAACTAAAATTCTGTCTGATTTGAGAAATAAAGTTGTTGATTTAAAAAACCTACTTCCTTCCCTTTTAGCTATTTACAATAAACCGGCCTGGAAACCAAAAATCAATTATTTTGAAGGCAAAGAAGGCGTGGCCAGTGTTTACCATTATATTGAAAATGTTAAAGAAGCTTGTTTTATTACGGCAACTGGGCGAATTGCTGAACATTTGCCAGAAGAAGTAGAGGCTTGGATAACGGATAAATTAGCCAAATCTGTACCTTTGGTCGGCAAACATTTGCTTTCCAATACTGAAATAGACCGCGATTTTGCTAAAAGGTTAAAAGGCACCAAACAACAAATCAAATTTTTACCTAAAGGCTTAACAGTAGATATGGATATATCAATTTATGAAAATAAAGTTGCTTTGACTTCTTTAGAAGAACATATATTCATTGTGGTCATTGAATCAAAAGCCTTATACAATTCTATGAAAACAATTTTTGATTTATTGTGGGAACAGGGGGTGAAGTAA
- the rplS gene encoding 50S ribosomal protein L19 has protein sequence MPKKKIIEKQIIDKNAVQPGMVVRIHQKIKDVTAKGEEKERIQVYEGLVIAKKHGKEQGATITVRKISEGIGVEKIFPLYSPLVDKIELVDQKAVRRAKLYYTRDYKKRLKSTSEKKAK, from the coding sequence ATGCCCAAGAAAAAAATTATTGAAAAACAAATTATTGATAAAAATGCAGTCCAACCAGGCATGGTTGTGCGCATTCATCAAAAAATTAAAGATGTGACGGCTAAAGGCGAGGAAAAAGAAAGAATCCAGGTTTATGAAGGTTTGGTCATTGCCAAAAAACATGGCAAGGAGCAAGGCGCCACCATTACTGTCCGCAAAATTAGCGAAGGCATTGGCGTGGAAAAAATCTTTCCTTTATATTCTCCTCTGGTTGACAAAATTGAACTGGTTGACCAAAAAGCTGTCAGGCGCGCAAAACTTTATTACACCCGCGATTATAAAAAACGATTAAAATCTACTTCAGAGAAAAAAGCAAAATAA
- the uvrA gene encoding excinuclease ABC subunit UvrA, whose translation MVKKDKIIIKGARVHNLKNLNVEIPKNKFVVITGLSGSGKSSLAFDTIFAEGQRQYVESLSSYARQFIGVMDKPDVDQIEGLSPVIAIDQKSTSNNPRSTVGTITEIYDYLRLLFARVGHLHCPICGQEIQKLGIRQIVEKISTLPAQTRLAVLAPIVIGQKGKLDHLIRKMKKANFYQLRLDGKIYGMNEIEKLLIDEEAEHNLDVLIDYMFVEKINPEKMAQSPLYQAVKKALDLSNGMVKILRKDSNTDLTFSQNLHCAKCDLNLPEIELRSFSFNSPFGACPKCTGLGVNLEIDPQLVVFNPRLTIEQGAIKVWTRLTANQPHQHKILEAVAKVHGVPLNKAVEKMDKEDLHLILYGTGNEEYEINGKKYTFEGIIPFLEKKYRESDSDYIQKEIEDYMREIICPECHGKRLKPESLAVTVLDKNIADLVNFNLQKLSDFFIAMEKDSKQAKGRFALSENEYKIARQLIVEIKRRLEYLINVSLDYLTLDRSATTLAGGEAQRIRLAKQISSSLTEIIYVLDEPSIGLHQRDNNRLIETLKKLRDMGNTVLVVEHDQAIMEAADVVIDIGPGAGEYGGQLVDIGPIEKIKKNKESLTGLYLSGKYKIEARKIYRKGNNKFLTVKGATANNLKNLDVKFPLGKFIAVTGVSGSGKSTLVSDILSRALAKHFYRAKEQPVEHKEIMGIGNLDKVITVDQSPIGRTPRSNPATYTGVFTYIRDLFTQTPEAKMRGFDAGKFSFNVVGGRCETCAGEGLVKIEMQFLPDVYVECEECHGTRYVKEALEIHYKGKNIANILDMPIDEAKRFFSDIPIIAEKLMILYDVGLGYLKLGQPATTLSGGEAQRVKLATELSRRATGKTLYILDEPTTGLHFDDINRLLGVLQKLVDKGNTVLVIEHNLDVIKSADWVIDMGPEGGDKGGKIIAQGTPKDITKVKSSYTGQYLKKLVR comes from the coding sequence ATGGTCAAAAAAGACAAGATCATTATCAAAGGTGCCAGAGTTCATAATCTGAAGAATTTAAATGTTGAAATTCCGAAAAATAAATTCGTGGTCATTACCGGCCTTTCTGGTTCTGGCAAATCATCTTTGGCCTTTGATACTATTTTTGCCGAGGGGCAGAGACAATATGTGGAAAGCTTGTCTTCTTATGCGCGGCAATTTATTGGCGTAATGGATAAGCCTGATGTTGATCAGATTGAAGGTTTGTCACCTGTAATTGCGATTGATCAAAAATCAACTTCAAATAACCCTCGTTCAACCGTGGGCACGATTACGGAGATCTATGATTATCTCCGTCTTTTATTTGCCAGAGTCGGACATTTGCATTGTCCGATTTGCGGCCAGGAAATCCAGAAATTGGGCATTAGGCAGATTGTGGAAAAAATTTCTACTTTGCCAGCGCAAACCCGATTAGCTGTCTTAGCGCCAATTGTCATTGGCCAAAAAGGCAAGCTGGATCATTTGATTAGGAAGATGAAAAAGGCCAATTTTTATCAGTTGCGCTTGGATGGCAAAATTTATGGCATGAATGAAATTGAAAAGCTTTTAATTGATGAAGAAGCTGAACATAATTTAGATGTTTTGATTGATTATATGTTTGTGGAGAAAATTAATCCAGAAAAAATGGCGCAAAGCCCTTTGTACCAAGCAGTGAAAAAGGCTTTGGATTTATCAAATGGCATGGTAAAAATTCTACGCAAAGACAGCAATACTGACTTAACTTTTTCCCAAAATTTGCATTGTGCTAAATGCGATTTGAATTTGCCGGAAATTGAATTGCGCAGTTTTTCTTTTAATTCTCCTTTTGGCGCTTGTCCAAAATGCACTGGCTTGGGCGTGAATTTGGAAATTGATCCGCAACTTGTTGTTTTTAATCCGCGCCTGACAATTGAACAGGGAGCAATAAAAGTTTGGACTCGTTTAACTGCGAATCAGCCGCACCAGCACAAGATCCTGGAAGCGGTTGCTAAGGTGCACGGCGTGCCATTAAATAAAGCAGTGGAAAAAATGGACAAAGAAGATTTACATCTTATTTTATATGGCACTGGCAATGAAGAATATGAGATTAATGGCAAAAAATATACTTTTGAAGGCATTATCCCGTTTTTAGAAAAAAAATACCGCGAATCAGATTCTGATTACATCCAAAAAGAAATTGAGGATTATATGCGGGAAATTATTTGTCCCGAATGCCATGGCAAAAGATTAAAGCCAGAAAGTTTGGCTGTAACTGTTTTGGATAAAAATATCGCTGACCTTGTTAATTTTAATTTACAAAAATTATCAGATTTTTTTATTGCCATGGAAAAAGATTCCAAGCAAGCAAAAGGCCGATTTGCACTTTCAGAAAATGAATATAAAATTGCCCGGCAGTTAATAGTAGAAATAAAACGCCGTTTAGAATATTTAATTAATGTCTCTTTAGATTATTTAACTTTGGATCGCAGTGCCACAACCTTGGCAGGCGGTGAAGCCCAAAGAATTCGTCTGGCCAAGCAGATTTCCTCATCTTTGACTGAAATAATTTATGTTTTGGACGAGCCTTCAATTGGTTTGCATCAGCGCGATAATAATAGGTTGATTGAGACACTGAAAAAATTGCGTGATATGGGCAATACTGTCTTAGTGGTAGAACATGATCAGGCAATCATGGAAGCCGCTGATGTGGTGATTGATATTGGTCCTGGTGCTGGTGAATATGGCGGACAATTAGTTGATATTGGCCCGATTGAAAAAATTAAAAAGAACAAAGAATCTTTAACCGGCTTATATTTATCAGGCAAATACAAAATTGAAGCACGCAAGATTTATCGCAAGGGCAATAATAAATTTTTAACAGTTAAGGGCGCAACGGCCAATAATTTAAAAAATCTGGACGTAAAATTTCCTTTGGGTAAGTTTATCGCAGTCACCGGTGTGTCTGGCTCCGGCAAATCAACTTTAGTCTCTGACATTTTATCAAGAGCCTTGGCCAAGCATTTTTATCGCGCCAAAGAACAGCCAGTTGAACACAAAGAAATTATGGGCATAGGCAATTTAGATAAAGTTATTACTGTTGACCAGTCGCCAATCGGCAGAACGCCTCGTTCCAATCCCGCGACTTATACTGGTGTTTTTACCTATATTCGCGATTTATTTACGCAAACTCCAGAAGCGAAGATGCGCGGTTTTGATGCTGGCAAATTCAGTTTTAATGTTGTGGGCGGACGCTGTGAAACCTGCGCCGGTGAAGGCTTGGTTAAAATTGAAATGCAATTTTTGCCTGATGTTTATGTGGAATGTGAAGAATGCCATGGCACGCGCTATGTTAAAGAAGCTTTGGAGATTCATTATAAAGGAAAAAATATCGCTAATATTTTAGACATGCCGATTGATGAAGCGAAAAGATTTTTTTCAGATATACCAATCATTGCTGAAAAGCTAATGATTTTATATGATGTTGGTCTGGGGTATTTAAAGCTTGGCCAGCCAGCCACAACTTTATCAGGCGGCGAAGCGCAACGAGTTAAATTGGCAACTGAACTTTCGCGCCGGGCTACTGGTAAAACTTTATATATTTTAGATGAACCCACAACTGGTTTGCATTTTGATGATATTAATCGGCTCTTGGGAGTTTTACAAAAATTAGTTGATAAAGGCAACACTGTTTTGGTGATTGAACATAATTTGGATGTAATTAAATCAGCTGACTGGGTAATTGATATGGGGCCTGAAGGCGGGGACAAAGGCGGTAAAATTATTGCTCAAGGCACGCCCAAAGATATTACCAAAGTAAAATCAAGTTATACAGGACAATATTTGAAAAAATTAGTGAGATAA
- a CDS encoding cytidylate kinase family protein — MSKQQLIITISGAPGSGKSTIAQLLAEKLKANRIYVGAIRRELAREKGLNLEQLNQYALTHPETDVDVDQKIAQEARETAKTNTVIVEGRTQFYFLPESFKIYIKCDLNEGAKRIWQQLQNETDSKKRNETKAKSLTELKKSIRDRIANDRQRYKKYYKIDHTDESHYDLVIDTTKITAKQATAIILKNLPKI, encoded by the coding sequence ATGTCCAAACAACAATTAATCATCACAATCTCAGGCGCTCCTGGCAGCGGCAAAAGCACAATTGCCCAGCTTTTGGCTGAAAAATTAAAAGCGAACCGCATTTATGTCGGCGCGATCAGGCGTGAATTAGCCAGAGAGAAAGGCCTGAATTTAGAACAATTAAACCAATATGCCTTGACCCATCCGGAAACAGATGTTGATGTTGACCAAAAAATAGCCCAAGAAGCCAGAGAAACTGCGAAAACTAATACGGTCATTGTTGAGGGACGCACCCAATTTTATTTTTTGCCTGAATCTTTTAAAATTTATATAAAATGCGATCTAAATGAAGGCGCCAAAAGAATCTGGCAACAGCTCCAAAATGAAACAGATTCCAAAAAACGTAACGAGACTAAAGCAAAGTCTTTAACCGAATTAAAAAAATCAATCAGAGATCGCATCGCGAACGATAGACAACGCTATAAAAAATATTATAAGATTGACCACACGGATGAATCTCATTATGATTTAGTAATTGATACCACCAAAATTACTGCCAAGCAAGCAACAGCTATAATTCTCAAGAATTTACCTAAAATCTGA